The Leopardus geoffroyi isolate Oge1 chromosome C1, O.geoffroyi_Oge1_pat1.0, whole genome shotgun sequence sequence CCACTTCACCTCATCTTTCCCACTCGCGCCACCCCTCCTACCTGCACCTCGCTGTTCCTGACCCTGTTtgtgtaaatacattttaaagtggCATTCTGTAACTGTTTAGAACTTTGAAAACCATTCTTACCGCAGTGAGAGAGCAGACGAGTACCGGCTGCATTTAAGTGGATGTGTGCctttaaacaattataaaaaaaaaaaaaaaaaaaaaaattggaaggttGAGTTTCCCTATTGTAGGATCCCTGATCTTAAGATCAGGTGCTTCAGTGATGCAGAGTAGATCTTATTAAACCTGCACTTTAGACCCCGGTCACTTTTAatatatggatgaatcttgaagttTATAGGGGAATTAGAAGATATGCCATTTAAACCTTTGTTTATTACTGTAGGaaggatttctctttctgctttagtTCTACCAGTGAGGGTCTTGGAGTAATGTCTCCGTACATACAACAGTGtaatatttggaataaaaatttaCTCACGCTGTGCCTTTACACATTTCAGGTCTACAGGTGCACCTGCAGGTTCGAGTGCTGCCTCTGGCAGTAACCGAAGACTTCAGCAGACACAAAATCAAGTGGATGAGGTATTGTTCTAAAATGTTGCCCACAGTGACTTTTAAACCAGCATGGGAACACTGGAAATAATTCTGTTTAGAAAAAgtatcagaggggcgcctgggtggcgcagtcggttaagcgtccgacttcagccaggtcacgatctcgcggtccgtgagttcgagccccgcgtcgggctctgggctgatggctcagagcctggagcctgtttccgattctgtgtctccctctctctctgcccctcccccgttcatgctctgtctctctctgtcccaaaaataaataaacgttgaaaaaaaaatttaaaggaaaaaaaaagaaaaagtatcagaAAAGCATGAATGTAAAGGAAACTTCGACCGTTtcataaatgtaacaaaaatgtgTCCCCTCCTATTCTGAAAGCTCTGAGCTAAGCTTCTGAGAAGTTAGTCTCCAGATGTCATGCTGGTTTCCCTGTGACTGAACCACATATCTAAACCACAGACACTCCTCCTGAGAACATTCCTCCAGGATCCACCTTAAAGATATATTttgctgccattaaaaaaaaaaaaaaaaaaaaaaggaaaaaaaagaactactttaTAAAATAGGGTAATAGAGTTTTAGATTGTTCAAGCCAAGACCAATCCCTCTTAGCAGATTTTTCATCAAAATGCTTCTTACGGTAGCCTAATTCGTTCCCAAGCTTGAGCAAGCCTCAAATTCAGTTCTGGTTGTCACCCATTCGTGTACAGAAGGCAGGTGCTAGCAACCTGCTCTAGCCCGACAAATCTGTATTTGTGGGCTTCTCAAGGCAGAGGACCCTcagagcatcttttgttctgcTCTGCGTTTGCAGACCCACAATGGAAGACTGTGTGAGATTCAGACTAGTATTTATGTGGCAATTCTgtatttagcttttttaaaaaaaaaatttttttaacgtttatttatttttgagacagagagagacagagcatgaacgggggagagtgagagagagagggagacacagaatcggaaacaggctccaggctctgagccgtcagcacagagcccgacgcggggctcgagctcacggaccgcgaaatcgtgacctgagccgaagtcggccgctttaccgactgagccacccaggcgcccctgtatttagctttttgaggaactaccaaactttccacagtggctgtaccattttgcattctcaacaGCAACATCCAGGGGTTcctgcttctccacatcctcaccaacacttgttgttttctgttttcctggagtGTAGCTGTGCTAGTTAGTGAATATGGAAGTATTGcattgtgattttggttttcatttccttaatgaccaatgatgttgaatatctttttatgtgctcgttggccatttgtacacattctttgtagaaatgtctattcaagtctatTGGCCTGTTTTTTGATTGGGTAGTTTCTCGTTTTGTCGCTGGGTGGTAAGCgctcttcatatattctggatattacaCCCTCTTTAggttaaaaatcattttagggttaaatgatttgcaaatattttcttccattctgtagattgtcttttcacagccttgataatgtcttttgatgcataaaaggttttaatttttattaagttcaatttatttatttttgttgtcgtTCTTGACTGGGTGTCAAATCTATAGCTGAATCTAAAGTTatgacgggggcgcctgggtggctcagtcggttgagcgtctgacttcggctcaggtcgtgatctcgcggtctgtgagttcaagccccgcgtcgggctctgctgacagctcagagcctggagcctccttcaggtgtatctcctcctctgtctgcccccacccctccactctttgtctctgtctctgtctctctctctcaaaaataaataaatttttttttttttttaattttttttcaacgtttatttatttttgggacagagagagacagagcatgaacgggggaggggcagagagagagagggagacacagaatcggaaacaggctccaggctccgagccatcagcccagagcccgatgcggggctcgaactcacggaccgcgagatcgtgacctggctgaagtcgggcgcttaaccgactgcgccacccaggcgccccaaataaacatttttaaaaaataataaagttatgaCGATTTGCTCTtaggttttcttctaaaagctttatagtttttagcTCTCATATGtaggtcattcatccattttgagttaatttttacatataggGCGAGGTATAGGGGTCCAACCTCATTGTTTTGCCTGTGGCTGTCCCATTATCctagtaccatttgctgaagagactgtccttttcctcaCTGAATGCTCTTGACagccttgtcaaaaatcaatcagCTGTAGATGTTTGGGTTGATTTCTGgattctcagttctgttccattggtgtgcatgtctgtctttatgccagagGCACACaccttgattactgtaactttgttgtaaggttttgaaattggaaagttGGAGTcctctaacattttctttttcagtattgttttCAGCTATTCCGGTCCCTTGCaattccataaaaatttaaggatcggcttttccatttctgggagGAGGTTGTAGGGGGGAGAAGGACAGTGGAATTTTCACacagattgtgttgaatctgtctGCCTGTACATTGCTTTGAGGCAtcttgccatcttaacaatattaagtgttCCTgtctatgaacatggaatgtcttcccTTATAagtaggtctttaatttctttcagcagatCTTTTGCCTCCTCGGTTTGATTTAtcccctaggtattttattcttttggatgctattgtttatggaattatttttttaatttcctttttctttctagtaGATGGACACATTCTGATTTCTGGGTGTTGATCTTGTAACCTGAACACTTACCGAATGTGTTTATTAACTCTAGCAGTGTGTGGATGCTTTGGGATTTTCTGTATGTGGAATCGTCTgcaaatacagattttatttatttctttccaatttggatgtcttttttttcttttcttgcctaattactctggCCAAAACTTCCAGTACGGTGTTGAACAGCATTagtgaaagtgggcatccttatcttgtttCGATCTTAGGGACAAGCTCTGTCTTTCACTTTCGTGTTGAGCATGGGTATTCATTGTGGGTTTTTCCATAAATGCCCTTTCTCTTGTTAGGgaagttcccttctgttcctagtttgctgagtgtTTTTGTCGTGAAAGAGTGAGCACCGCCCCCCTCccatttataaatggaagtttggcCCAAAGTAATAAAGTGCTGACCTGAAGGAAAACGCGCTGTTTACTTCACTGAGCCTTGTGTttgttcttcccttcctctgtgtgtaACTCGGTGTGGTCACGTTCGTTCAGGTGGTGGACATCATGAGAGTCAACGTGGATAAGGTATTGGAAAGAGATCAGAAGCTCTCGGAATTAGATGATCGTGCAGACGCACTGCAGGCTGGAGCTTCCCAATTTGAAACAAGTGCCGCCAAGCTGAAGAGAAAATACTGGTGGAAGAATTGCAAGGTAACTTTCTTTTCACTGGTTTTTGCATTAAGTCACCCTCTGCAGTCTCAGAGGGGCAACTAAGGCTCCAAGTATGGGACTTCTGTGAATGTTGGAGGTGAGTTGGACGTCCCGTACATGGAAATTTGGATTGAGTCTGAGTCTAAGGCACTGACTGCCTGCCCTTTCCCTAGCCCCTCAGCTAGGAATTCTTCAGGTTCTGTGGCTGACCTTAAGAAGCACGTAGAACGGAAATGTCCAAAACCAATCGTAAACGGAAGCCGCTttcaaccccccacccctgcatcgCCCTGAACACAGACTGGCCAGAGAGGGCTGGGGTCGGTGGTCAGTTGGCATGTGGTTGAGTGCATGGCTCCAGCGTGACGAGAAAGGGCAGCTGGCGAGCCAGTGTGCCCCGCAGGAGCGCGGAGAGCAGCCCCGCAAGGAGCGTAGCCCAGAGCAGATGTTCTGCAGCTACCAGGGCCCGGGTGGACCCCGCCCCCTTCCTGGGACAAAAGCGACGCTTCCGGACACACAGGACAAGTTAGCAGCCCTTCCTTACGTGAAGAACTTGTGTGCACAAAATAGATGCCTTTCTAGGGACCGCAGGCCATCTGACCGTCTTACAAAAAGCAGATAAATACCTTCATGCCCCGAGTGAGAACAGGAAGTTTAGgctttaaaaactgtaaatgaTTTCAAATTGTAGTGCACCTTAATTCCTCTGCCAGTGACTAGAATGTGATGCTCCTCAGTGAGCACGTTGACCTCTGTGTTTGAAATGTGAACTGGTCTGTTTCACAGATGTGGGCGATAGGGATTGTCGTCGtggtcgtcatcatcatcatcatcatcggtGAGTTCTCTGGCCTCAGCTCCTCGTTCGGGTCTTCTCTCTATGTTCACAGCTGACCTCACGTACCAGAACTCAGAGTAAAAGTTCCCTCAGAGCTGGTAGTGTACTCCAGAGATTTTCGTTTTCTTCAGTAAACGTTTTAGATACTTGAGTGTTGTTTCGTCAAAGTCCAAGATTTCTTATATAAACGTTgatcctttggggcgcctgggtggcgcagtcggttaagcgtccgacttcagccaggtcacgatctcgcggtccgtgagttcgagccccgcgtcgggctctgggctgatggctcagagcctggagcctgcttccgattctgtgtctccctctctctctgcccctcccctgttcatgctctgtctctctctgtcccaaaaataaataaacgttgaaaaaaaaaaattaaaaaaaaaaaaaaagttgatcctTTGAAGTTAGAGAAAATGCATTCATTGTCACTGACCCACCCTGTAGGTCAGTGGTATCCTGTACCTCtgagtacattttctttttttaatgctttatttatttttgagagagagcacgcgcgcgtgcacgcatgagcaggggagggaccgagagagaggggacaggatcCCAAGCGGGTCCCGCGCTGGCAGCAGCGagctgagatggtgacctgagctgaagtcgaacgctggGCCGCCTGAGCCCCCCCAGGGGCCCTCACCGACTACCTTTTCGTCTGATCCTTCCTTTTACAAGAAACAGTGTGGTCTGCTGATGAAAAGCATGACTGCCTGTTCCCCGCCATGGCTCCACTACTATCAGCTGTGCGGCCTTAGACAAATCGCTGAACGTCTCTGAACCGCCGTCTCCTCgtttgtaaagtggggatgataatagtacctaccccaTATGTCTGTTACGAGGACACAACTGGCTGATACGTAAAAAGCGAATAGGATGGCGTCTGGCGTTTAGTGGTGCCAGCTGTGTAAGTAAAGAAATCCGTAGACACACCCACGTGCCCACAGAAGTATTACTAACTGGCATTGCTGTTGCTACTGTTGTATCTCATCCTGGAACAAGCCGTCGGGGTTTTTAGCCCCATCCGTGGGAACCATCTGCAAAAGCAattcctcccatccttccttttCCCAGTGGCCTCGGGCCCTCGGCACAGTTGTGGAGGAGCCCCCGGTGCGAAATCGGCCAGATTGATTTTCGCGTTTAGACCGCGACATGCAGGGTCAGTTCTGGGTTCGCCCCGAAACACTAAACTGCTGTTTCCTCTGCTCTTTTTCCGTCTCCCCTGCTTGTTAGTGTGGAACGTGTCCCCATGAAGAAACAGTGAAGCTGCGGCCTGCTGTTCGAGAAACCTCTTCAAGACGTTTGACTTAGAACCTGCTATACTCTCGAGCTCGCCTACTGTTCTGTCTAAAGtgaatattttctgtttgttactGTCAAGTTTCATTTCTGGGAAACGTGCCTTTGTTATCGTAAGCACTCCAAACTTGAAGTGCGGCCACCCGGCCCACACTTGGCCCGGCGCCTTCAGACTGCCGCGTGGCTGAGGAAGCGGACTTGAGTTCCAGAGTGTCGTAACCTGGAAGTCCCGCTGTGTGATTAATTGCCATTAATTTCAGTTAAGGGGATTCGTTCCCAGAGGCTCCCCCTGTCCCACGGCATCTTCAGAACCACATTTTAAACCTTCAGGTAATCAGAATTCCAGTTTGTGCCTTCCAGAAAGAACACTACTGCCTAACACAAATCTGTAACCGTAACAGGTTGTGCCTTACTTTGCTATTTTTCTGATCCTCTGTAAGAGAACTCTGTACTGTTTATAAGCACTACTGACCCTTGCGCcgtatttaaaaataagattctgaCCAAGAGTTTTTGCTCTTACCGTAGATACGAAGATGTTTACTTTCCTGTTACTGTTTTGTATCACTtgctaaaaatgttattttcatcagaaataatcGCCTCTCGAAAACATTTTTACGGAGCTGAGGCCATGACCAAAGTTTCTATTTTGCCAAAAAGTTAAATGCCAGTACAGCGTCCTCACGTCTGTTCCCGACAGATAAATTCAGAAAAGTGACAAATGGAACTTAAGGTGCCCTTcagaattaaaatgataacatcacaGTGAACCTTCTACATCCTATCAGGCCTTTCTTGCCTTTGAGATGCTGTATGTGGTGCGGCTCCCGCCTGCACCCCGCGCCCCCGCCCTGATTGAGCATTTCTCCCAGAGGTTAGAGAAGGTTTAAGCTAGACTCCAACCATCTCCTACCCAGACGCCGATCTCTGTCTACCCAGAGGTTTGCAGATTGTCGGCTCTGGACTCCAGTAGGTTTCTAATAATTACGTGAGCAGCAACTTTATAGCCTTCGAGTGAGACCCATCTGTGAACTGGTCATTAGGTGGCCCCGTGCCCATAGACGATGGCTTTTTGGagtttgtttcctatttttatcCATATTCCACTTCCTAAATCTGTCTTCTAAATTATGCTTTCAGTGAGGCATCGGTCAAGGGTGGATGACTCTTCTCACGGAGAATAGCTAACCAGAGACACTTTCTTTTTTCGATGTCATAGACTGCACAAGATGCGGCTTTGGAAATAGCGTTGTCATCTGAGAGACTTGTGTATGTGAGACTCTCGTCATCAGGGTGTGTGGCTTAAGGATGGGAATTTAGGTAGGAATGACAACAGGcaaggaggggctgagggagaaatACAGAGGGATCAACACTCTGGCCCGCTGTTACGGAGGATTCTAAAATTCCTGTTCACGTGCTAGCGTGTGACTTGCAAAGCAACAACAGTTGAGGTGTGCAGGAACACGGGCTCCATTTCTTTAAGATCTGTTCCCCTGACATCACTGAAGTGATGCAGTGTTGAGGACACCCCGGCTGGGAGAAGGAAGCAGCGGTCAGCGTCGGGACATTGGCTCGCCCTCGGCTCAGGGTCCCTGGCCGTGTCTGACTCTGAAACCTTGGTGCTCCCTCCTTGCCTGATGCCCAGTCCCATGTAACCCGCCGGCTCCTGCATTAACCCAGGGGCGCCTCGCTTGTATCTGTGCATTTGGCTGGGAACTTGCCCACTATTATGAGCTGAATAAACTGTTTATAAACTTGATTCTGGTACCTGTGTGCTTGTAGGATAGCTGCGCCCTGGTCCAGGTCTTCCCAGCGGCGTTCCTTGCTGCCGCCCCCACCTCTCACCTCCTGGTCCCCAGCCCTTCCCCGTCCCCTAGTGCACAGAAGCGAACCCCTCCTCTCGTGAGCAGTATAGGACGCGAGTGAGGAACTGACTTTTCCACGGTTACCGAAATGGTCAGGATCCGGCTTTTGACTTTCTTAAATCTGTCATCTTTAAAGAGTGatgtgcagggcgcctgggtggctcggtcggttaagcatctgactcttttttttttttttttttcaacgtttatttatttttgggacagagagagacagagcatgaacgggggagggtcagagagagagggagacacagaatcggaaacaggctccaggctctgagccatcagcccagagcctgacgcggggctcgaactcacggaccgcgagatcgtgacctggctgaagtcggacgcttaaccgactgcgccacccaggcgcccccagcatctgactcttgatttcagctcaggtcacgatctcacggttcgtgagttcgagccccgagtcagccTCCaccctggcagctcagagcctgcttgggattctgtctctcccactctctctatccttcctgcatgcatgctctctctctttcaaaaataaataaataaacttaaaaaaaaaatagtggtatCCAGGCTGGCCGTGTATATGGGAGAATAGATAGCCACCTATAGGACACAGGGGTAGCTAGTACGCAGATGGGTGACAGACTTCTCCAAACACGTGGCTCGTTTTGACTCTGCATATCCTTCCCCTTGAAAACACTTTCACTCTTAATCTACAATCCCTAGGGAACAATATAAAATGGGTGGAAGTAGCCTTTGCTTATGTTTACAATAAAATGCCAGTTTCCGATGAAATCCTATTGCAAGAGAAGACATTGACTTCTTCCCAATGCCTTGGATAGATGGTCACTGCTTTTCTTGTCTGACCTACTATTATGTCCCAGGAAAGCACTAACAGTAGAATTGTGCTGTTTGTTCAGGACCTTTATATAATGAAATCTGTATGAATTTGGGTGCCATTTTCAAGATTTTGAAGGAAAATCTACCATCAATGGGCCCTTCTCTACCCCTCCTTAATGTCAGGATTCCTTAGCCAGCTGGATCCCCCTCAGCCAACTTCTCTCTCCATCCTACTTCTCTCCCTGGGCAATCTTACCTATTCCCACATCTCTATCCATTAGTGTCCTGATGATTCCCGGCCTGGTACACACAGGCCTCTCAAACTCAAGGTGGACCAGACAGAATCAAGCATTCCCCTGCCTCACGCCCCTCCTCTTGCCATTAACAGTGTCTGTTCCAGAGAATGGCACCACCGTCCTTCCAGGGTCCACACTAGACAAGTCCACTGGACTTgctgatatatataaatatatatatacatatatgtatatgtatatatatatttgagagagagagcgtgagcaggggaagagcagagagaatgggggacagaggatcccaagcaagctccgtgctgacagcttaaagcccaacgcgggacctcgaactcacgaactgggagatcacgacatgagccgaagtcaggcgctcaactgactgagccacccaggtgcccctggacttgcTGATATTTTCGATCACCACACAGGTCACTCAGAATGTGCTGCAGGTGTGCTGTATAACAAACATTATAGATAAAAATCTCAACGGCTTAGAGTTCTTTCCTCACTCAGGGTACACGTCCAATGCCAGGCAGCAGGAAGCCCCTATCATCAGCGGCTCGGGGAGGGGCTTCCTGTAAACATTCGTTTCTGGTTCACTGTGTATCGCTGCGGCAGGAAGGGAACATCAGGGATTGCGCACTGGCTCTCCAAGCCTCTGTCTGGAAGTGGGGCTGACAGCTCTGCTCACGTTTTACTGGCCGGAGCAGGTCACATGACCATGCCTAACCTCAGAGGGGGCAGAGAACACGTGTCACCGGAAGGATAAATGCAACGTGTTTATGAACATTTGCCTTCCTGGTGGCAATTGATTTCAGTCAAAGAATGGAGCAAACTCCTCTTGTCtcataactattttctttttttttttttttttcaacatttatttatttttgggacagagagagacagagcatgaacaggggaggggcagagagagagggagacacagaatcggaaacaggctccaggctctgagccatcagcccagagcccgacgcggggctcgaactcacggaccgcgagatcgtgacctggctgaagtcggacgctcaaccgactgcgccacccaggcgcccctcataactATTTTCTAATGAGTGATGAATCCTACATGATAAAGTCTGTATTGCATCACTaacaaaatgtttcttaaagtatggtgactttttttttttaattggttttgagTGAGGATTGTTGCTTTAAAATTAACCAAACTgttgtgcatttaaaaatagcatccttggggcgcctggctggctcagtcggtggagcgtgtgacttgatctcggggttgtgaggtcaagccccacaatgggtgtagagattactttaaaaaaaatttaacaatgaaaaaatagCATCCTTATTTGCAACTGAGCTGCTTTTCAGGCAAGCAGAAAATTCAATCTGTGAAACTACAATGCACTAGATAAACCAATTATGGCATAGTTATTggaaaataactgattttttttctcatcctttttttaaaatataatttattgacaaattggtttccacacaatacccagtgctcatcccaacaggtgccctcctcagtacccatcgcccactttcccctctccaccaccctccctcaaccctcagtttgttctcatccTTTAAATAGCAAGCTAAGTGCATTTCAAAATCTACTTGTCTTTATGCCCACAAGACCATGGACAATCCCCTTAACGCAGGTGCCTGCCTGTGGATTCCGAGCCTAAAGGaagcctcccctccagcaactcccTGTTGTCTGCAGCTTTCTCCTGCTTCTCCCCTTCTTGCTCCTAACCGAATAGCCCTGTCAGCCCCTAATCGTGATCCCCACATCCCTCCCTTCGAACAACACTTGCCTATAGCCCCACACAGCAAAATCCCTCCCCAACGGCTCCCTGTTGTCACTGCCTCACACTGTCCTTTTCCTCCAGCCAACACTACTGAGACATCTTTAACCAAGGTCACCGACTTGGTGAAACACAACAGGAAAGC is a genomic window containing:
- the VAMP3 gene encoding vesicle-associated membrane protein 3, coding for MSTGAPAGSSAASGSNRRLQQTQNQVDEVVDIMRVNVDKVLERDQKLSELDDRADALQAGASQFETSAAKLKRKYWWKNCKMWAIGIVVVVVIIIIIIVWNVSP